The DNA segment AACAACAGGGCTGCAATCGCGATTCCTCCGGGATGGTTCCGTCCGACAAGGGCCACGGCGATTCCTGTGAATCCAAGACCGCGGGCGAATCCAAGGTCATATTTGTGGGCGTCGCCCAACACTTCGGGAAGGCCGATCAGGCCAGCGACGGCCCCCGACAGCAACATGGCTCGGACGATGTTGGTTGACGGATCTGCCCCCGACGCTTCAGCAGCGAACGGGTTGAGGCCAGTGGCTCGAAGGTCGAAACCGGCTCGCGTGCGGTTGAGGAAGACGTGAAAGAGCACACCCACGAATACCGCTACCAGTAGGAAGCCCCAGAGTTCTCGACCTCGACTAATTTCTCGCGTGAACGTCTCGACAAGAGAGTTGAGGTGAGGGAACTGGCCTGATGCCGGTATTTCCGGCGTCATCATGTTGAGAGTGGTGTCACTCTCGTCAAGGAGCCAGTTGCGCAGAAGGAAGCCCACGGCGGCTAGTGCCACGGCGTTCAGCATGATGGTGGAGATCACCTCATGGACGCCTCTGCTGACCTTCAGGTAGCCCGCGACCCCAGCGAACGCTGAGCCGACCGCCATGGCGACAGCCATGATGAGGGCAACATGTAGAACCGGGGGCAGATCGACCGCGGCACCCGCTGATGCGGCTAGCAGCGCGGCGAGTACGTACTGGCCTTCTACCCCGATATTGAAGAGGTTCATGCGGAAGCCGATTGCCACCGCAATGCCAGCCAGATACAGGGGAGTCGCGCGGTTGCCTGTCTCAACGAAGGTCTCTAGGCGGGTGCCATACGACAGCATCTCGGCCCATGCGTCAATTGGATTGGTTCCAAAGGCCATCAGGACCAGTGAAGACACCCCTATAGAGAAGGTGAATGCGCATGCGGGCGCGGCCAAGGCGAGTACGAAGCGCCGAACGCTCATTGGACACCACCTTGGTCATCCACTGCCGCCCCAGTCATGTGGCTTCCCAACAGGCGTGGCGAAGTATTGGTCGGGTCCAATTCGGCAGCAATCCGCCCGCGGAGCATGACCACTAGGCGATCGGCTAGTCCGATCAGTTCCTCCAGGTCGGCTGACACCAGTAGGACGGCCATTCCTTCGCGACGCGCTTCTCGCAACTCATCCCATACCGCAGCTTGAGCGCCCACATCAATACCGCGTGTGGGGTGGGCGGCAATAAGCATTCGTGGTCGAGAAGCCATTTCCCGCCCGATGATCAACTTCTGCTGGTTTCCACCCGATAACGCACGGGCCGTGGTGTCCACGCCCGGCGCCCTGACGTCAAAATCCGAGAGGATCGTTCCCGCAGCAGCCCGAGCGCTGGAACGATCCAGCCATGGGCCCCGCGCATAGGGCCGCTGGGTTTGGTGGCCGAGCACGACGTTTTCCCATAAGGGAGCGTCGAGCAGCAGTCCGCGCCGTTGCCGGTCCTCTGGCACGTAACCGAGACCGGCGTCGCGTCGATGACGGACCGGCCAGTTGGTG comes from the Acidimicrobiales bacterium genome and includes:
- a CDS encoding ABC transporter permease gives rise to the protein MSVRRFVLALAAPACAFTFSIGVSSLVLMAFGTNPIDAWAEMLSYGTRLETFVETGNRATPLYLAGIAVAIGFRMNLFNIGVEGQYVLAALLAASAGAAVDLPPVLHVALIMAVAMAVGSAFAGVAGYLKVSRGVHEVISTIMLNAVALAAVGFLLRNWLLDESDTTLNMMTPEIPASGQFPHLNSLVETFTREISRGRELWGFLLVAVFVGVLFHVFLNRTRAGFDLRATGLNPFAAEASGADPSTNIVRAMLLSGAVAGLIGLPEVLGDAHKYDLGFARGLGFTGIAVALVGRNHPGGIAIAALLFGWLDSSAPILDVVGDAPREIVSILQGVVVLSAVVAYEVVNRIRRVSEARDAAVAVRLPVKTSNGDTA